In Candidatus Cloacimonadota bacterium, one DNA window encodes the following:
- a CDS encoding 50S ribosomal protein L31: protein MKKGIHPKYNKVTVKCACGNEFETRSTSKTLNVEICSNCHPFYAGKQRAISKAGRIEKFNKKYNVKKES from the coding sequence ATGAAAAAGGGAATTCATCCAAAATACAATAAGGTAACTGTCAAATGTGCCTGCGGGAATGAATTTGAAACAAGATCGACCAGCAAAACCTTGAATGTCGAGATTTGTTCAAATTGTCATCCCTTTTATGCCGGAAAACAACGAGCGATTTCCAAAGCCGGTAGGATTGAAAAATTCAATAAAAAATATAATGTGAAAAAAGAAAGTTAG